The genome window TTTGTGTAGACGAAATTTGCGGACCGCCTGGCTCAATCGTCATATCAAGTCCTTCTTCTTTATAGAAATCCTGTTTTAAGGCGGCATAGTTCCCACCATGCTCCGGCTGAGCAAACCAATTTGTAACTAATTTAGCTTTCATTAATTCTCCATCCTTAGAGCTTCCGCCTGATTCCTTCGCATCTCCACAGGCCGTAAGCAGCAACATAGACATGGCAGTGATGAACACACCAATTTTTTTGGATGATTTTATTTTCCTCATTCACTAATTTCCCCCTTTACGATTATCTAGTAAAAAATCACATACCTATTAATTGTCTCGTTTCATTTCTGATTCATGCCAGGATCCTAAAACCCATTTTGACAATAGATTGACCAACAGGAAAAAGGCAATCCCTAAAATACTCGCAGAAATTCCACAGGCAAATAAGTAGGCTGTTTCCATGCGACTAGAGGCAACGGTAATCGCATAGCCTAACCCACCGTCTCCACCGCCAATACCCGCAATATACTCTCCGACAATTGCACCAACCACAGCAAGGGTACAGGAGATTTTCAGCCCAGCCATAATATAAGGGAGGGCAAAAGGAATGCGGACCTTCCACATAATTTTCCATTTAGACGCTTGGTACAAGGTTAGTAGATTAATCATTCCTCGATCTGTTGCATTTAAACCCACTAAGGTATTAGACAGCATTGGAAAAAATCCAATCGTAAAGGCAATAATGACAATCGCATTTGTTCCAGATCCGAACCAGATAACAATAATCGGGGCAATCGCGACAATCGGAATCGTCTGGAGAAGAATGGCGTAAGGGTACAAGCTTCTTTCCAGCATTTTCGAACTAGCCATTAATATTGCTGCAATGACTCCCCCAATCACACTAAAAATAAATCCAATGATAGAAGCAGTAATCGTTTTAGTCACTGCATTTCGCAAGTTCTCCCAGTTCTCTAGTGAAGCTTGAAGAATATCTGTTGGTTTCGGCAATAGATAGGGTGGTATTTGAAATAGCACGGTACCGTATTGCCAAAGGAGCATAAACAATACAAATACAATCAAAGGGGGAATCCAAACGCTAAACGCTTTCGTCCATTTTTTATCCGTTTTTATTCCTATTATCTGCACTTCGGTAACCTTTTGTGATGCTTGTTCCATAATATCCCTCCTTTTAAATAATCTCTGATTCTTGTTTCACCGGAATCTTACCTGGATTTAGTAAATCGAAAGGATCATTTTCTCGTTTCTTCATTAAGATCTTTTCCATTTTCAGATTATAACCGCCAAATCCAAGTAAGTACGTATGTGGATCATTAATTTCCACTTCTATCGTTCGGCAGAAATCAATAATTTCATATAATCTTTCTTTTGACTGATAGAGTATGACTGGTAAGGAGGCAGGAGTAATTTTTCCTTTTATCTTGATATACTCAAAGTGAAATTGAATCTCCTCTCCAAATTCCGCCCTCAATGTATCCATCTGTTCAAAAATACGATCCACTTTAAATCTGGCTTGAAGGTATGTCATATTCTCACCATGCTTATGAGCCCAAAGTGTTGCATGATTCCATGTAAAATCAGATACCTTTAAACCTTTATGATAGTTGTTAGCAGGTATCATTAAATCCGTGCTTCCTTTATATTTATCTACTAAGCTTTGTAACGCATCCAAACAGGACTCCTCTATTTCTAGCATCGTAATAGATTTCCCCTCATGAAGAACATCTTTTAGCGAATGAAAGTGAGAAGGAATCGGCCATTCACACACAGATACGAGACGTTTTATTATCTCTTCCTTATGGGCTAACTCATCCCCAAATTTCACCGCCTCTTTAAAGGTCGGGAAGGAAATGATGTGCTGGGTCCACTCTTGCTTCTCCTCCACTGGTAAAATAGCTTCTAACACAATCCCGGTTGTCCCGTAATTATGTATATAGTCCTCTATTTCCTCTCCTACTACCTCAAAGATTCTCGGCTCGCCTTCAAAAGTCATCACCGTCACACCTAGAATATTACCATCCCATAAGTTCCCCCACCGAATGGAACCAATTCCACCTGAACCTCCGCATAAGAAACCGCCTACTGTCGCAGTCATAAAAGTGCTTGGATAAATCCTTAGTTCTTTTCCTTGTTTTCGTAAGTTTTTTTCTAATGCGCCAAGACGCATTCCCGCCTGTACTTTGACAGTATCGTCTTTTAATTCTAGTAATTTATCCATTTTCGTTAAATCGAGCACAATCCCGCCTTTTAAGGGAATGGCCTGCCCATAGTTACCTGTTCCAGCTCCTCTAATCGTTACAGGTACTTTATTTTCGACTGCAAAAGTTACCAACCCTCGTATCTCTTCTATCGATGTCGGTTTTACTACACAATCAGCTACTTTATCCTTTAATTCTTCGAATAGTACGGGCGAATACCAGTAATAATCCTTAGACAATCGTTCTCTTAAGTTATCACTTACAATGACCTTCTCTTCTCCCACTAACTCTATTAATTTATCTAACCACATAAAAATCACCACCTATTAAAATTGTAAATAATGAGAAACCTTTGCTGCTATATCACTAAAATGATGGGAAGTTCTTAATTCAGCATTTCTCGGAAAGGGTAAGTCCACTTCGACTGTATTTTCAATTTTTCCTGGACTAGGGGTCATTACGGCAATTTTCGTTGATAAATACACAGCCTCAAATACATTATGGGTAATGAATAGAACGGTCATTTTTTCCTTTCCCCATATTTTTAACAACTCTGTTTGCAAGTTTTGTCTCGTAATTTCATCTAAAGCGCCAAAGGGTTCATCCATTAATAGTAATTTCGGTTTCGCCACAAGCGCCCTGGCAATTGATACCCTCATTTTCATGCCGCCAGATAATTCCCTTGGCAAAGCTTTGCGGAAATCCTTTAATCCTACTAATTCCAATACTTTTTCTGCCATTTCCTCTTTTCGCTTTTTTGGAATCTGTTGGAATTCGAGTGGAAGTAAAATATTATCCATTACATTTCTCCAAGGCAATAAAGTAGCATCTTGAAAAACGAAGGATACATCTGTGCTCTGCTTTTGAGCTTGATGAGGGCTCTTCCCTAGAATCGTCAGTTCTCCATCTGTATGCTCAATCAATCCTGAAATCATTTTAAAGATCGTTGATTTTCCACAGCCCGATGGACCTACAAAGGATACAAACTCTCCTTGTTCAATATCGAGACTGACATTTTGAACGGCTGTTTTCCCATTTGGATAAACCTTATTAACATTTTGGAGATGAACAATCGTTTCATTTAAAGGATGCAGTTTTTTTCCTTCCATCACATTGGTATTTTGCATACAGAACCTCCTCCTGAGTTTTCGAATTATATTGTGCTTTTGACTGTACGAAGATCGAAACGAATCATTTCCTTAATAGCACCGGCAAAGCTTTCACTAACTAATTGAAGAATCTGTTCCCCTTTTTCAATGGTCGCACTAGCAGCATCTCCCGCAATTCCTGTTTCCGATATATCCTTCATCACCCACGCAAAGTAACTGTTTCCTTTCAAATATAAATGCTGTGTATCTTCAGGTAAGTGGACAAACTCTGTTGGACTAAGTTCCATGTCCACCCATGCTTCTTTTAACGCTAACACCATGGACGTCTCGACCTCGCCTCCATGAATCCCATACTTTTGTTCCTTATCAGAAATAAGGGAATGTATGACCGAATAATCAGGGTTTAGTCGAAAGACATTCATCCCTGTTTCAATCCGTACTTCTCTTGCCATCATATTTAGAAGATCATGATTCCCTCCATGCGTATTGAACAGAAGTAATTTTTTAAATCCGCTTTCTCGTATACTTTTCGCAATATCACGAATGACAGCCTGTAAAGTATCTGCCGATAATGTTATCGTTCCTGACATCCCTAAATGCTCTGTACTCTTTCCATATGGTAAGGAAGGTAAAACCCAAACATCCTCATCTGGGATTAAATTTAATGCCTCCACTAATAGTCCTTCGCCTATTAATGTATCTGTATAAACAGGCAAATGTGGTCCATGCTGTTCTACTGCACCGATCGGCAAAATAACAAGTGCATTTTCCTTATCTAATTCCTTGATTTCTTTGGATGTCAATCTAGGTAAAAACCTTTTTTCAAATGCATGACCGCTATATCTTCTATGTAACATTTTTTCCCATCTCCTTTAAGAAAACTACAATTTCCCCTTACACTTATCCAAAAATTAACTTTTTATGCCACACCATCACAGCTGATGTTATATTTACTAACATAAACATAATATTTATATTAGTGGTTACTTTGCAAATAAACATTAGCAGTTTTGTGGATATTTTCATAATATTTTGTATACTTTGAACAAATTTGAATATTGGGATAATTTATAGATGAAGGAGGTGCTTTTCATTCGATATCTTCCTTCTGTTTTAGAAATTTATCATCAGTTGGCGCAAAAGGTAAAGTTGCGAGGATAGAGGACTAGGAAAAAATAGCAATAAGCAATAATAGAAGAATTAAAAAAGGAAGCAGGGGAACTATCCCCTGCTCCTTAAGAGATGTTAATTATTTTGTCATTGTCTGTTCGTTCAGGTACGCGTTCGACTTTTCCTACTAAGAATATATAAGATAAGGCGCCTACTAATGCGATGCAGGCAATGAATGTAAGGGCTGGCGCAAAGCTACCTCCTTTTACTAAGAAGCCAATGACTATTGGAATAATAATGGAGGCTGTTCCCCCAATAAAATTAAAGACGCCGCCGGCAATGCCGATTAGTCGTTTTGGTGCTAATAGAGAAACGAATACCCATGTGATCGAGGCGAAACCGTTACCAAAAAAGGCAATAGACATGAACAATACAATTAAGGTTGGACTATCCACGTAATTGGCTCCGATAATGGAGGTAGATAAGATTAAACCTGCGATTATTGGTGTTTTTCTCGCTTTATTACTAGACACTCCTTTTTTCACAAGGAAGTCGGAAAGGAAACCTGCGGAAAGGACCCCGATGAATGCGGCAATAAAGGGCAAGGATGCTAAAAATCCAGTCTTAATAAAGGATAAGCCACGATACTCGACTAAATAGGTAGGGAACCAAGTTAAGAAAAACCATAGGGTAGAGCTAACTGCAAATTGACCAATATAAATTCCCCAAAGCTTTCTGCTTGTTAAGACGGTTGCTAAATCTTTCTTTCCGATTTTCGGTTTGTCCGCTTTATCAGCAGCTGCATCAACAAAGCCGTCTCCAGCTTGAATGTAATCAAGTTCGGCCTTGTTCACTTTTTTACTTTTGCTTGGATCGCGATAAAGAATGAACCAAAGAACGGCCCACACAAGTCCAATAATACCAGTAACAATAAACAGGCCTCTCCATCCAAACGTTTGTTGGAAGAAAATAAGGGTTGGTGTTAGGAATGCTAGTCCAATAAATTGACCTGACGTGTAAATGGAAATTGCTCTTGCACGTTCATTTTCCGGAAACCAGCTAGCTGCAACCTTACTATTTGTCGGGAATGCTGGTGCCTCAAACACTCCTAAACCTACTCGTAATATAAACAATCCTAAGAAACCGCTTGCAAATCCTTGGAGTAAAGTCATAAGGGAGAATCCTGCAATCCCAATTGCATGAGTATTACGGTTCCCTAGTTTATCCAACATCCAGCCACCTGGAATTTGAAGCAAGCAATACGTCCAACCAAAAGCTGAAAAAATAAGACCCATTGTCACGGAACTTAATCCTAGCTCTTCTGTAATAAAGGGAGCTGCAATCGAAATGTTACTTCGATCCATATAGTTAATAATAACCGTTATAAATAACATAAACACAACACTATAGCGAACCTTTGTTGCTTTGTTCTTCATATCTTAGTCCTCCTATCGTCCTTTTCACTATCGATCCTTTTCTTTCTACGGCAGGGAGTTTCTCCCTGCCGTACAACCAGCATCCTTACCACTCTGCCACGCTTCCATCACGATGACGCCATACTGGATTTTGCCATTGATGACCTGTTTTCGCCATTTCACGAACAACATCCTCATCAACCTCAATTCCAAGTCCAGGTCCTTGCGGAATTTTCACATAACCATCTTCATAGGAAAAGACTGTTGGATCCTTTAAATAATCAAGTAAATCACTGCCTTGGTTATAATGAATACCTAGACTCTGTTCTTGAATGACGGCATTATGTGCTGTTGCATCTACTTGTAAACAAGCTGCTAATGCAATCGGTCCTAATGGACAGTGTGGTGCAGCTGCTACATCATAAGCTTCAGCCATACTGATAATTTTTTTGCATTCCGTGATTCCACCCGCATGGGATAAATCTGGCTGGATAATATCAACATATCCATCCCTTAATAAGGATTTGAAATCCCATCTCGAAAACATACGTTCACCTGTTGCGATAGGGATAGCCGTTAATAACGCAATTTCTCTTAATGCTTCATTATTTTCTGGTAATACTGGTTCTTCAATAAACATTGGATTAAATTCTTCTAATGCTTTAGCTAGCACTTTTGCCATTGGTTTATGCACACGCCCATGAAAGTCAATTCCAATCCCGATATTTTTGCCAACAGCTGCACGAATAGCTGCCACGTTTTCCAGTACTTTATTCACCTTTTCATAGGAATCTATGTATTGCATTTCTTCCGATGCATTCATCTTTATCGCTTGGAATCCTTTATCGACACACTCTTTTGCCGCTCTTGCTGTATCACTCGGGCGATCTCCGCCAATCCATGAATAAACCTTGATAGAATCACGGCATGCTCCGCCTAATAATTGATAGACTGGGGCATCATAGTATTTTCCTTTTATATCCCAAAGTGCTTGATCAATTCCAGCGATAGCACTCATAAGAATCGGACCGCCTCTATAAAAGCCTCCTCTATACATGACATTCCAGTGATCTTCAATTCTTAATGGATCTTTCCCAATTAGATGCGTCATTAATTCTTCTACAGCCCCTTTGACTGTAGCCGCTTTCCCTTCAATTACTGGTTCTCCCCATCCAACAATTCCTTCATCTGTTTCGATTTTCAAGAATAACCAACGTGGTTGTACGGTGAATAATTCATAGCCTGTTATTTTCATAGAAAAAACACTCCTTATAATGAATAATTTTGTGCTAACAACGTAAATTTATTTGATTTTTCAGTTAATTCTTGTAAGTATTGTTCCGTTATTTCCTTTCTTGTGTCTACTAACGAACTACCAATACCCAATCCTGCAGCCCCGGCTTCTAAGTATTCCTTCACATTTGTTAAATCCACTCCGCCAGTTGGTAACAATGGTATTTGCGGCAATGGCCCATGAATATCCTTGATAAACTTCGGACCTACAGCAGTGGCTGGAAATACTTTTATAATATCCCCTCCAGACTCGTAAGCTTCCAAAATTTCAGTTGGAGTGAAAGCAGCAGGAATGCTAACTGCACCATATCTTTTGGTCATCCGGATGGTTTCCTCTTTATAAGTCGGGGATAAAATAAATCGAGCACCAGCTAACAGAGCACTTCGCGCAGACTCTGCATCTAACACCGTACCAGCGCCTACCGCCATTCTGTCTCCAAATTCGTCGGCTGCCCTTTCAATGGCTGTTAGCGCTTTCGGCGAATTCATCGTAATTTCGACTACTCTTATTCCTCCTTCATATAAGGACTTAACAATTTTCAATGTATCCTCAGGGTCGGCCCCTCGTATGATGGCAATTAATTTATGATCGAAAATTTTCTGAAGTGTACTCATCTTATTACCGCTTCCCTTCTATTATCTATTCACTTCATCGACTAAGTCGGATTGAAAAAATTGATTTAATTCCCTTTTGCTAGGAAGTCCCTCTATATCTCCATTAGTAGAACAAACCATGGCCCCGATGGCACAGCCTCTTTTTACTGCTTCACTGATAGTTAATTTATCAAGCAGCCCAGACAGGACGCCTGCAGCAAATCCATCTCCTGCACCTACTGGATCAATTACTGTTTTTACTGGATAACTATCAATATATCCTTTGCTATCAGTAGTAGAGTAATAGGCACCCTTCTCTCCAAGTTTAATAATTACTGTTTCCACACCCATCTCGTGAAAGGATCGAATGGCTTTCTCATATTCCCTCGTGCCAAATAAAAATTCGCATTCACTTATACCTGGTAAGACAATATCAGATTTCGCCCCTATCTCCAGAATGACTTCTCTTGCTTCCTCATCATCCCAAAGTTTTTTGCGTATATTGGGATCAAAGACTATTTTTAACCCGTTGTCTTTTGCAATATTAATTGACTCAAACACAGCTTTTCTGCAAGATAGACTAAGGGCAGGAGTAATTCCAGAAAGATACAAGTATTTCGCATTTGCTATATAGTTTCTATCTAAATCAGCTGGCGCTAACCTGCTTGCAGCTGAGTCTTTGCGATAGTAATAAATATTGACAGCATCCTGATTCAAGATTTCTTTAAAGAGAATTCCTGTTGGTGCTTTTTCATCGATAACTACCTTGCTAACGTCTACTCCTTCTCCTCGAACTGTATTTAAAATCATCTCGCCAAATTCATCTCGGCCAAGCCGGCTAATCCAGCCAGCCTGATGGCCTAGTTTTGCTAAACCAATCAAGGTATTGGTCTCAGCACCGGCAATCCTTGAAGTATACTGATTTGCATAACGGATTTTACCGAGTGTGTTAGGTGTAAATAAAACCATCGTCTCACCGATGCTAATAACATCCATCTCTTCGCCTCGTTTCTTATAAAGTGAAACTTCCATCAGTTTGGGGCTACATCCCACTGAAAGTTAATTGAACATTCGGAACTTTATGAATAGTCGATTGCAACAAATCCCCCCCGAAGTCTCATAACCTTAAGGTTGAGTCTTACTGTCCGTTAAGTGTGGGATAAAATATACCCCATGCTTTCCGATATTTTCTTCGCTGTCCAAAGAACTCTTTCTACTACTTCTTCTTTTTGTTTAAGCATTCTTTCCCTTGGGCCTGCTACACTTATTGCTGCTTCCAGCTTGCGTCCTGGTCCAAATACAGGTGCCGCTACACAATACAATCCATCTTCTCCTTCTTCATCATCAATCGTATATCCAATCATCGAATACTGATAAAGCTCTTTTTCTAATTCCGCTCTGTCTGTCACCGTTTTCTCTGTAATCGGAACAAGTTCAATCTGGTCTAAAATCCGCTTTCTCTCTTCTTCTGACATATTAGCTAAAAAGGTCTTCCCCAACCCCGTGCTATACAATGGTTTACGATAGCCAGTTTGGGCAGTTGTACGGATGGAGCGATTGCTGTTTATTTTTTGGACATAAACTAATTCATTCTTAGCAAGCGTTGCCATAAATACAGTCTCTTGAACATTTTCCATTAATTTTTGCAAATATGGCTTAGCTTGGATAGATATATCCATATTTTCCATAGCAAGCGTACCAATGTGAACTAATTTTGCTCCTAATTTAAATCGCTTCAATACATCTATACTTAGATAATTCTGTTCCAAAAGCGTTGCCACGAGATTAGATGTACTACTTTGCGGGAATGAAAGTTTCTCACTAATTTCTTTAATTGATAACCCATCCGGATAATGGGCAAGTAGTTCAAAAATTCGCAGAACCCTTTCGGCAGATTTAACTGACATCCAATCCTCTCCTTCTTTTACATCACATATGTGATGTAAAATCATATATGTGATTAATTCCGATACATAATATCACCCCTTATTTGCAGTGTCAATATGTTTTGTGGAATCGCTAACAAAAAAATAATCGCTAAAATAAATCCTTTGAAAGCAATTTTAAATCTATAACACCCCACCAATAAAATAGTTTGTTTCAGAAAAAAGAAGCTTCAGAGAGTTGGATTAACTCACTAAAAGCTTCTTGCGTTATACTATTGTTCCTTGTTTTTATAAATTTACTTAAACCAAGACGTGGAACCCTTTTTTATCAATTATCCATTTTTTTATTTAAGTAATTTTCATAAATTTTTCCAAAAAAGAAAAAAGATAGATATATATAATAAAGATACAATTGACCTACAAAGAAAAAAGAACCATGAAAATGGTTCCTTTTCCTTGCCCTCACCTGCTTGGCGTGGATACCAATATCAAACCGAAAGATCAATTGATTTCCCTAGTGTGGGATGGGGGGCTTCTAGCATTTTTAGTAATTGATCATTATTCTGTTCAGCGGTATCCATTGCCTTTTTTGTTAAAGCTATGCCGACATTTTGCGATAAGCTTGCTTGCTTCATTCCTATTGATAATGCAGCAATATCCATTTTTTTCACCACCTCTTCTTGTTATCGGCTGCCAGACATAACTGTAAACAAATTTTTACCAATCTATTACTTAGAGCCTGGTAATACCTTAATTGCTTATAATAAAAATCCCCTTTTGCGGTATGTTTCTCTATCTTTATTTCTATTTATCTCCAATCTTCTTGCCATTAATTAAACGGCCGAACCGTCCCTCTGAATTTATTAAGTTGTCTTAGGCTCTAATTTCATTATTGCGCCAAAATATTGGGAGGCGGTAGTAAAGGTGATAAACGCAATAAGCTCACTGATTTCCGCTTCTGAAAGATACTCTTTCACTATATTGAATTGGGCATCTGAAATATCCCTTTTTTGCTTCAAAAAGGCTTCTGCAAACCCTACTGCAATCGACGTTTTTTCATCGAACAAGTGGGGTTCAGGTTTTCCCTTTGCCTTGCAATATTCACACCCATTGCTTTGTGCTAAGGTTCTTCTTACTTGTTCTTTTAGATAGGATGATAAATTCAAATCTTTTTCTAACACATCTCCTAATTGATTCCATCCATTTAAGACATCTAGATTATATCCTAAGAGTCTTTGAAAAGGGGTTTCACCGTTTTTTGATTCATTAATTCTTGCCATCCTTACTACCTCCTTGTAGAATTAATTTTACTGGAGATTATGAAAGGATCCCATTAAAAATGACACATTTTTTATAGATACACTTTACAATCTTAACAAATATGGAGGTTTTTTATTAAAAATGAAAATAGATTCAATTGATAAGAAAATAATCGATGAATTAAACCAAAATAGTCGATTATCGATGAGTGAACTTGGAAGAAGAATTAATTTATCTTCTCCGTCTGTAACAGAACGCGTAAGGCAAATGGAGTCATTTGGAATAATCAAAAGGTATACTTTAGAAGTGGATTACAGTAAACTTGGACTTCCTATTCAATGTATTATTGAAGCAACAGTCAAAAATGGTGATTATAATTCTTTTAAAAGGTATATTGAGGAGCAGCCAAATGTAGAGTTTTGTTACAGAATTGCTGGAAATGCCTGCTATATGCTAAAAATGCAATTCGATACATTTGCCAAAGCAGAACAATTTATTGAAGATGTAAATCCTTTTGCTCACACTGTAACGCATTTTATTTTTTCAAAGGTGGATACAAATTTAAAGATTGATTCAGACTGATTTTATTTAGATTTTGTTTAAGGAGATATGCCCCCTTAAAATGGATAAAAGTGTTTATTTTATATGGAGCGGTAAGAACGCACTTGTTATTGAGGAAATTTGTCCACTATTCCCGCACGATTAGAAAAAGGAAGGTTCCCCTCATATGGTGACCTTCCCTCTTCTTATTTATTAGTATTTCTAATCAATAGTTAAATTTCTTCCGTTAAAACATTAGCTTTAGGAAACGCTTCTAACAAAATCGCTACTACCATCTAGCTAATGTCAGCTGCACCAACTTAGAAAACGCTTAATTTTTTTATTCTGGACAATATTGATTAAACAGCCGTAATGACAACTTGCTTTTCACTTACTGTCCTTTCCTTTATCGTATCGATTTGTTTATAATCTGCACTGTTTGTAATAATAACAGGAGTAATCAGATTGTATCCTTCTTCTCTAATTTTTTCCATATCAAATTCTAATAACAAGTCACCAGCACTCACTTTATCTCCTTGTTTTACATGTGCTGTGAAGTATTTACCCTCCAGCTGGACTGTATCCATTCCAATATGAATTAAGATTTCTGCCCCATTGTCAGATGTAATTCCGATGGCATGCTTTGTTTTGAAAAGAGTCGTAACAATACCGTTTACTGGAGATACAGCCCGCCCTGCTGAAGGGATAATGCCAACGCCTTTCCCCATTGATTCGGAAGCAAAAACTTGATCAGGAATTTCTTTCAGAGAGATTAGTTCACCAGAAATCGGGCTAACTATTTCTTCATTTCTTACTCCTTTCATTAATTCTTTCCCTTCACTAACCACTTCTTTTACTTGTTTATTAATACCACCAAACAATAATGTAAGAACGAATGATAATACAAATGCAACACCAATCGCAATCATCGCACCCCAAAAGGATGAATCCACACCATTTTCCGGGTTGATCAATGTAGGAATTTTGAAAATTCCTAGTGGACCTGGAGAATATGATTTTGCATTCATGACCGCAATGATTGCCCCACCTATACCTGCGCCTATGCAACTGATAATAAACGGCTTTTTAAGTGGTAGTGTCACCCCATAAATTGCTGGTTCTGTTACACCAAAGATACCAGAAATAAAGGCTGGAACACTTAATGATTTTACCTTTTTATTTTTAGTAAGAAGCATAACAGCTAAGACGGCACCAATTTGCGCGAACGATGCTGCAAATGCCATTATCAAGAAATTATCATAGCCTAATACGGGGTAGTTATTGTAACCGATTGGAGCAAATCCCCAGTGAAGACCAAAGATAACAAATACTTGCCAAAAACCACCCATGACCAAACCTGCAATAGCTGGAACAGTTTCATAAATCCATAAAGTTCCTTGACCAAGAAGATTTGATGCCCATGTTGATACAGGTCCAATAATTAAGAATGTTAGTGGGACAATCAATAACAAGGTGAATAGTGGAACAAAAAAGCTTTTTACCACCGCTGGCATGACCTTTGCTAACCATTTTTCTACTTTTGCCGCAAAATATGTTGCTAAGATAATCGGAATAACACTAGATGTATAAGTCATTAGAACAACGGGAATTCCTAAAAATTCGATTTGAATTGGTGATTCAAATAGTGTTCCTTGAAAAACTGTCATAATTGGATCAAGCGCTTTGATATCCACAAGAGTTGGGTGTACCAAAGCTGTAGCGATAGCCATCCCTAACATAGGTGTTCCGCCAAACTTTTTCATTGCCGTATAACCTAAGAAGATTGGCAAAAATACGAAGAAACCATCGCCTATCGCATTTAATAAGGCATAGATTCCATAGGTAGACTCCACTGCCCCTGTCTGAGCATTTACTGGTACATTACTGATCCAGCCAAATGCCACGAATAATGCATTAAAACCTTTGATAATACCTGTTGCAGCTAGCAAACCTAAAACTGGGGAGAAAATATTTGAGATAATATCAATAAAGCGATTGAACAAGCTTTGTTTTTCTTGGTTTTCATCCTCTGGATCTACTGGGGCTGATGATGAAAATCCGCCTGCTGCCACAACATCTTTGTAGACATCTGGCACATGATTTCCAATTACCACTTGGTATTGTCCACCGCTTTTGATAACGGTTACAATTTCATCCATGTCTTTTAATACCTCTGTGTTTGCCTTACTTTCATCTTTCAACTTAAAACGTAAACGTGTAATACAATGGGTTACGCTCTTTACATTCTCTTTCCCGCCGACATTTTGTATTATGTCTTTTGCTAGTTGTTCATATTTCATGATGGTACACCTCCAACATGTATTATTTAGCAAAATTTTCAAATCGTGTCGAATCATGAAAAACAAAAAAACCTAA of Niallia circulans contains these proteins:
- a CDS encoding bifunctional 4-hydroxy-2-oxoglutarate aldolase/2-dehydro-3-deoxy-phosphogluconate aldolase, encoding MSTLQKIFDHKLIAIIRGADPEDTLKIVKSLYEGGIRVVEITMNSPKALTAIERAADEFGDRMAVGAGTVLDAESARSALLAGARFILSPTYKEETIRMTKRYGAVSIPAAFTPTEILEAYESGGDIIKVFPATAVGPKFIKDIHGPLPQIPLLPTGGVDLTNVKEYLEAGAAGLGIGSSLVDTRKEITEQYLQELTEKSNKFTLLAQNYSL
- a CDS encoding sugar kinase, encoding MDVISIGETMVLFTPNTLGKIRYANQYTSRIAGAETNTLIGLAKLGHQAGWISRLGRDEFGEMILNTVRGEGVDVSKVVIDEKAPTGILFKEILNQDAVNIYYYRKDSAASRLAPADLDRNYIANAKYLYLSGITPALSLSCRKAVFESINIAKDNGLKIVFDPNIRKKLWDDEEAREVILEIGAKSDIVLPGISECEFLFGTREYEKAIRSFHEMGVETVIIKLGEKGAYYSTTDSKGYIDSYPVKTVIDPVGAGDGFAAGVLSGLLDKLTISEAVKRGCAIGAMVCSTNGDIEGLPSKRELNQFFQSDLVDEVNR
- a CDS encoding IclR family transcriptional regulator — its product is MSVKSAERVLRIFELLAHYPDGLSIKEISEKLSFPQSSTSNLVATLLEQNYLSIDVLKRFKLGAKLVHIGTLAMENMDISIQAKPYLQKLMENVQETVFMATLAKNELVYVQKINSNRSIRTTAQTGYRKPLYSTGLGKTFLANMSEEERKRILDQIELVPITEKTVTDRAELEKELYQYSMIGYTIDDEEGEDGLYCVAAPVFGPGRKLEAAISVAGPRERMLKQKEEVVERVLWTAKKISESMGYILSHT
- a CDS encoding YjfB family protein — its product is MDIAALSIGMKQASLSQNVGIALTKKAMDTAEQNNDQLLKMLEAPHPTLGKSIDLSV
- a CDS encoding carboxymuconolactone decarboxylase family protein, whose amino-acid sequence is MARINESKNGETPFQRLLGYNLDVLNGWNQLGDVLEKDLNLSSYLKEQVRRTLAQSNGCEYCKAKGKPEPHLFDEKTSIAVGFAEAFLKQKRDISDAQFNIVKEYLSEAEISELIAFITFTTASQYFGAIMKLEPKTT
- a CDS encoding Lrp/AsnC family transcriptional regulator: MKIDSIDKKIIDELNQNSRLSMSELGRRINLSSPSVTERVRQMESFGIIKRYTLEVDYSKLGLPIQCIIEATVKNGDYNSFKRYIEEQPNVEFCYRIAGNACYMLKMQFDTFAKAEQFIEDVNPFAHTVTHFIFSKVDTNLKIDSD
- a CDS encoding beta-glucoside-specific PTS transporter subunit IIABC, with amino-acid sequence MKYEQLAKDIIQNVGGKENVKSVTHCITRLRFKLKDESKANTEVLKDMDEIVTVIKSGGQYQVVIGNHVPDVYKDVVAAGGFSSSAPVDPEDENQEKQSLFNRFIDIISNIFSPVLGLLAATGIIKGFNALFVAFGWISNVPVNAQTGAVESTYGIYALLNAIGDGFFVFLPIFLGYTAMKKFGGTPMLGMAIATALVHPTLVDIKALDPIMTVFQGTLFESPIQIEFLGIPVVLMTYTSSVIPIILATYFAAKVEKWLAKVMPAVVKSFFVPLFTLLLIVPLTFLIIGPVSTWASNLLGQGTLWIYETVPAIAGLVMGGFWQVFVIFGLHWGFAPIGYNNYPVLGYDNFLIMAFAASFAQIGAVLAVMLLTKNKKVKSLSVPAFISGIFGVTEPAIYGVTLPLKKPFIISCIGAGIGGAIIAVMNAKSYSPGPLGIFKIPTLINPENGVDSSFWGAMIAIGVAFVLSFVLTLLFGGINKQVKEVVSEGKELMKGVRNEEIVSPISGELISLKEIPDQVFASESMGKGVGIIPSAGRAVSPVNGIVTTLFKTKHAIGITSDNGAEILIHIGMDTVQLEGKYFTAHVKQGDKVSAGDLLLEFDMEKIREEGYNLITPVIITNSADYKQIDTIKERTVSEKQVVITAV